The following nucleotide sequence is from Aminobacterium mobile DSM 12262.
TTCTCCTTAGAAAGGAGGTGATCCAGCCGCACCTTCCGGTACGGCTACCTTGTTACGACTTCACCCCCCTCACCAGACACACCTTCGACGAATCTCTCCCTTACGGGTTGAGCCTCCGGCTTCGGGTGCACCCAACTCGGGTGGTGTGACGGGCGGTGTGTACAAGGCCCGGGAACGTATTCACCGCGGCTTGGCTGATCCGCGATTACTAGCGATTCCTCCTTCATGGAGTCGGGTTGCAGACTCCAATCTGAACTGAGACCGACTTTGTGGGATCCGCTTACCTTCGCAGGCTCGCTTCCCGCTGTATCGGCCATTGTAGCACGTGTGTCGCCCTGGACATAAGGGCCATGATGACTTGACGTCATCCCCACCTTCCTCCAACTTGTCGCTGGCAGTCCATCCAGAGTCCCCGACTTCACTCGATGGTAACTGGATGCAGGGGTTGCGCTCGTTGCGGGACTTAACCCAACATCTCACGACACGAGCTGACGACAGCCATGCAGCACCTGTGTACGCTCCGTACCCGAAGGTACGGTCCTTCACCTTTCAGATCCGTACTACGTACATGTCAAACCCAGGTAAGGTTCTTCGGTTTGCATCGAATTAAACCACGTGCTCCACCGCTTGTGCGGGCCCCCGTCAATTCCTTTGAGTTTCAACCTTGCGGCCGTACTCCCCAGGCGGAATGCTTATCGCGTTAACTCCGGCACGGATGCCTCTCGACACCCACACCTAGCATTCATCGTTTACGGCCAGGACTACCGGGGTATCTAATCCCGTTCGCTCCCCTGGCTTTCGCGCCTCAGCGTCAGTTGCTGGCCAGTAAGCCGCCTTCGCCACTGGTGTTCTTCCCGATATCTACGCATTTCACCGCTACACCGGGAATTCCGCCTACCTCTCCAGCACTCGAGATATCCAGTTTCAACCGCATCCATGAGTTGAGCCCATGACTTTAACAGCTGACTTAAATATCCGCCTGCGCGCCCTTTACGCCCAGTAATTCCGGACAACGCTCGTCCCCTACGTATTACCGCGGCTGCTGGCACGTAGTTAGCCGGGACTTCCTCGTATGGTACCGTCACGTCCTTCTTCCCATACAACAGAGGTTTACGACCCAAGGGCCTTCTTCCCTCACGCGGCGTCGCTGGGTCAGGCTTGCGCCCATTGCCCAATATTCCCCACTGCTGCCTCCCGTAGGAGTCTGGACCGTATCTCAGTTCCAGTGTGGCCGGTCGCCCTCTCAGGCCGGCTACCCGTCTTCGCCTTGGTAAGCCGTTACCTTACCAACTAGCTGATAGGACATGAGCCCCTCCTCCAGCGGATTACTCCTTTCACCTCTCGGCTTATGGGGTATTAGCAACCGTTTCCAGCTGTTGTCCCCCTCTGAAGGACAGGTTCTCATGCATTACTCACCCGTCCGCTACTAAACATATATCTTCTAAACTCCGAAAAGTCTGTCAAATATATGCCCCGTTCAACTTGCATGTGTTAAGCACGCCGCCAGCGTTCGTCCTGAGCCAGGATCAAACTCTCCATAAAAAATTGAATGGCTCGCTTATCAATTGCGCACTGTATTCTCTTATCAAGCTTCGAAAGGTTGTTGCCCTGACTGGCAACGGCGAAGAATATACCACGCCTTCGAATGGAATGCAAGCCCCTTTTTTACTTTTTTATAAAAAAACCCTAGAGATGATATAATTCAGCTTCGGAAGAAGAGAAAATATAAGCTACTTTCTCTTCTTTGTATACTTGTTTCTCTTGGACTAAATATCAAGGGGCAAGAAAACCCGAAATCTGGAGGGAGCTTGCGTTATGAAAAGGAAAAAGAATATTTCTGAAAAAGAATCCCAACCACCTCGTTCGCGTGGTCCTCGTATTTTTCGTTCGCTACTACTCATTCTTCTATTATTCGTTGGGTTACTCGGAGCTGCAGTTTCTGTTATGGCAGCCTACTATATTCGACAGATTTCGGATGATCTGCCAACTACAACGGAAATACTTGCCCATCGAGAAAACATAGCGAGTGTCGTTTATGATCGGGACAATAATGTTATAGCCCGTTTGTTTACTGAAAACAGGGAACCTGTCCAGCTAAAAAATATATCACCATGGATGGTTAAAAGCACTTTGGCTGCTGAAGATTCTTCTTTTTATCAGCATAGCGGGATTCGGCTGTCTGCCATTATTCGTGCTTTGCTTGTAGACGTAACCCATCGCGGAGCTCGACAGGGAGGAAGTACCATTACACAGCAACTTGCTCGTAATCTTTTCCTCTCTCAGGAAAAAACAATTGAGAGGAAGGCAAAAGAAATTATTCTTGCTGTCAGGGTTGAGCAATTATTTTCCAAAGATAAAATTCTTGAGATGTATTTGAACACCATCTATTTCGGCCACGGTGCTTGGGGAGTAGAGACTGCTTCTCGTACTTATTTCGGGAAAGATGCCAAAGATTTATCTCTTCCTGAAGCTTCCATGTTAGCTGGATTGATAGCTGCACCTGAACGGTATAGCCCCTTAAATAACATGGGAAATGCGAAGGTTCGCCAAGGGTATGTTCTTGACCGTCTTGTTTCTTTAGGTTGGATCAACGAAGAGACTAAACAAACTGCTTTTAAAGAAGAAATTACATTAAAACATGTCCCTAATAAGGTTACAGAATACAACAAAGCTCCTTACTTTATTGCTCATCTACTCTTCAACTATCTCCTTCCTAAATACGGAGCGGATCTTGTCTATAGTGGTGGCATGGCAATTCATACAACTCTCGATTTGGACCTCCAAGAAAAAGCCGATATAGCTGTGAAAAAGCTGAAGAGTCAAGGAGCTTTGGTAGCTATTGATCCCTTTACTGGAGAAATTCTAGCTATGACTGGGGGAAAAGATTTTGCTGAAAGTAAATTCAATAGGGTAACTCAAGCATATCGGCAACCAGGGTCTTCCTTCAAACCTATAGTATATGCAGCAGCTTTAGAAAGGGGAATTTTACCTACAGACCACTTTTTGGACGCTCCCCTCTCATATGATATTCCGGGAGAAGAACCCAAAACATGG
It contains:
- a CDS encoding transglycosylase domain-containing protein — translated: MKRKKNISEKESQPPRSRGPRIFRSLLLILLLFVGLLGAAVSVMAAYYIRQISDDLPTTTEILAHRENIASVVYDRDNNVIARLFTENREPVQLKNISPWMVKSTLAAEDSSFYQHSGIRLSAIIRALLVDVTHRGARQGGSTITQQLARNLFLSQEKTIERKAKEIILAVRVEQLFSKDKILEMYLNTIYFGHGAWGVETASRTYFGKDAKDLSLPEASMLAGLIAAPERYSPLNNMGNAKVRQGYVLDRLVSLGWINEETKQTAFKEEITLKHVPNKVTEYNKAPYFIAHLLFNYLLPKYGADLVYSGGMAIHTTLDLDLQEKADIAVKKLKSQGALVAIDPFTGEILAMTGGKDFAESKFNRVTQAYRQPGSSFKPIVYAAALERGILPTDHFLDAPLSYDIPGEEPKTWEPGNYSKKFSGEVTVIDALNHSYNTVVVRAADIIGVNSVITTARSMGIVTPYLPRDLSVALGTASVTPMEMAVAYSTFENGGKVVSPLMIREIRSSNGEILEHHTPEIRDGISPVTSVVIRSLMMDAVRAGTGRRAAVPGWETFGKTGTTNEYSDAWFTGGIPGLVAVVYAGNDDHKPLGRNATGGVIAAPIWKEFMITAAQALHLPQAFEVPEDLPVDRVQVCRQSGFIATPNCTSVATIFMPRGTAPTSTCPLHGGDLFAGQDDPQSPKLYLLPQDEGHYYDYASFPHGTSLPSIPGLESGETSSPVKIQPQQHHKAASESDVPVEPVKPYANDPSPAQTIEDRYQQLLKQYGISNN